The Sphingosinicella humi genome has a window encoding:
- a CDS encoding metal-dependent hydrolase family protein, with the protein MFRYVAAAALATLPVAAEAETVLVTADRMIDVLAGRVVEQPVITIVDGRITRVDTGAAAATPEGARRIDLAGKTILPGLIDMHVHLDSNPEYGGYSSLQFTDLFWPVQGVGNARDMLQAGFTTIRNVGADGYSDVAYKQAIEEGLMEGPRIVPAGHALSATGGHCDQTYLPPSFEAVGKAVGDGPQELRKRVREQRKYGAEVIKVCATGGVFSRNTEPGQQQLSEEELRAIADEAHQWGLKVAAHAHGAAGIKAAIRAGIDTIEHASLIDAEGIRLAKEHGAWLAMDIFNTEYTQAEGARNGVMEDNLRKDREIAQIQRDNFRKAHAAGAKIVFATDAGVMPHGTAAGQFRVMTEYGMTPMEAIQAATTSAAQALGRTGDVGAIAVGRYGDIIAVDGDPLANIRELEDVDVVIKGGEVVKND; encoded by the coding sequence ATGTTTCGATATGTTGCCGCGGCGGCGCTCGCCACGCTTCCAGTTGCCGCCGAGGCCGAGACCGTGCTTGTCACCGCCGATCGGATGATCGACGTGCTGGCCGGCCGCGTCGTCGAGCAGCCGGTGATCACCATCGTCGATGGGCGGATCACGCGGGTCGACACCGGCGCGGCGGCGGCGACTCCGGAAGGGGCGAGGCGGATCGATCTGGCGGGCAAGACGATCCTGCCGGGCCTCATCGACATGCACGTCCACCTCGACAGCAACCCCGAATATGGCGGCTATTCCAGCCTGCAGTTCACGGACCTGTTCTGGCCCGTCCAAGGCGTCGGCAATGCGCGCGACATGCTGCAGGCCGGCTTCACGACGATCCGGAATGTCGGCGCGGACGGCTATTCCGACGTCGCCTACAAGCAGGCGATCGAGGAGGGGCTGATGGAGGGGCCGCGGATCGTGCCGGCGGGACATGCGCTGTCGGCAACCGGCGGGCACTGCGACCAGACCTATTTGCCGCCCTCCTTCGAGGCGGTCGGCAAGGCCGTGGGCGACGGGCCGCAGGAACTGCGGAAGCGAGTGCGGGAGCAGCGCAAATATGGCGCCGAGGTGATCAAGGTCTGCGCCACCGGCGGCGTCTTCTCGCGCAATACCGAACCAGGCCAGCAGCAGCTCTCCGAGGAGGAGCTTCGGGCGATCGCCGACGAGGCGCATCAATGGGGCCTGAAGGTCGCCGCCCACGCCCATGGCGCGGCCGGCATCAAGGCGGCGATCCGGGCCGGAATCGACACGATCGAGCATGCCTCGCTGATCGACGCCGAGGGCATCCGCCTGGCGAAGGAGCATGGCGCCTGGCTGGCGATGGACATCTTCAACACCGAATATACCCAGGCCGAGGGCGCCCGGAATGGCGTCATGGAGGATAATCTCCGCAAGGACCGCGAGATCGCCCAGATCCAGCGCGACAATTTCCGCAAGGCGCACGCGGCGGGGGCGAAGATCGTCTTTGCGACCGACGCCGGCGTGATGCCGCACGGCACCGCCGCAGGGCAGTTCCGGGTGATGACCGAATATGGAATGACCCCGATGGAGGCGATCCAGGCGGCGACCACCAGCGCAGCGCAGGCGCTGGGGCGGACCGGCGACGTCGGCGCCATCGCCGTCGGCCGCTATGGCGACATCATCGCCGTCGACGGCGATCCGCTGGCCAATATCCGCGAGCTCGAGGATGTCGACGTGGTGATCAAGGGCGGCGAGGTCGTGAAAAACGACTAA
- the egtD gene encoding L-histidine N(alpha)-methyltransferase — MSADPAFRADVLAGLAAAIPAIPARWLYDRRGSELFERITKLPEYYPTRIERSLIERHCRQVARIAGQGDAVVEFGSGSSTKTPILLEAVDPAAYVPIDISGAFLRDSAAALQQRFPALPIYPVEGDFMKPIALPAEIAGMDKLGFFPGSTIGNMVPRTAVDLLRVMKETLGAGAYLLIGMDRLKDVDVLIRAYDDAAGVTAEFNLNLLHRINAELNGTVPVDAFRHRAIWNDRAARIEMHLEAVRDVEFTVDGQPFAFRAGDTIHTENSHKYGLRDSRLLLRAAGWGVVEEWTDEADQFALILAVAEAPRFAP, encoded by the coding sequence ATGAGCGCCGATCCCGCCTTCCGCGCCGACGTCCTCGCCGGCCTCGCCGCAGCCATCCCGGCGATCCCCGCCCGCTGGCTCTACGACCGGCGCGGGTCCGAGCTGTTCGAGAGGATCACCAAGCTTCCCGAATATTACCCCACCCGCATCGAACGGTCTCTGATCGAGCGTCATTGCCGCCAAGTCGCTCGAATCGCGGGCCAGGGCGATGCGGTGGTCGAGTTCGGCTCCGGCTCCTCGACCAAGACGCCGATCCTGCTGGAGGCGGTCGACCCTGCCGCCTATGTTCCCATCGACATATCGGGAGCCTTCCTCCGCGATTCCGCCGCCGCGCTGCAGCAGCGTTTCCCGGCCCTTCCCATCTATCCTGTGGAAGGCGACTTCATGAAACCGATCGCGCTTCCCGCCGAGATCGCCGGGATGGACAAGCTTGGCTTCTTCCCCGGCTCGACGATCGGCAACATGGTGCCCCGCACCGCCGTGGACCTGCTGCGGGTGATGAAGGAGACGCTCGGCGCGGGCGCCTATCTCCTCATCGGCATGGATCGCCTGAAGGACGTCGACGTCCTCATCCGCGCCTATGACGATGCGGCGGGCGTCACGGCCGAGTTCAATCTGAACCTCCTCCACCGCATCAACGCGGAGCTGAACGGCACCGTCCCCGTCGACGCCTTTCGCCACCGCGCAATCTGGAACGACCGGGCCGCCCGCATCGAAATGCATCTGGAGGCGGTACGCGACGTGGAGTTCACGGTCGACGGCCAGCCCTTCGCCTTCAGGGCCGGCGACACCATCCACACCGAGAACAGCCACAAATACGGCCTGCGCGACTCCCGCCTCCTCCTACGCGCCGCCGGCTGGGGCGTGGTGGAGGAATGGACCGACGAAGCCGACCAGTTCGCCCTTATCCTGGCCGTCGCCGAAGCGCCGAGGTTCGCGCCTTAG
- a CDS encoding DUF4142 domain-containing protein yields the protein MTIRILMASAAVLTLGACDGGGGANENIATDTIAIDDGNNMAMNDMAMNDMAPAAGVPASGQDYAAMAAASDLYEIEGARLAMEKSENADIDALAEMIVTDHEKSTTDLKTALGQAQPPITVTPEMNAEQQANMEALRAADAAMFDRTYLQQQVMAHQRALDMARGYAQSGEVPALQQHATSVVGPIQRHLDRARQLLEQAPQ from the coding sequence ATGACAATCCGGATCCTGATGGCCTCCGCGGCCGTGTTGACGCTCGGAGCTTGCGACGGTGGCGGCGGGGCCAACGAAAATATTGCGACGGATACCATTGCCATCGACGACGGCAACAACATGGCGATGAACGACATGGCCATGAACGACATGGCGCCGGCCGCCGGCGTGCCCGCCTCGGGCCAGGACTATGCGGCCATGGCGGCGGCGAGCGATCTCTACGAGATCGAAGGCGCGCGGCTGGCGATGGAGAAATCGGAAAATGCCGACATCGACGCGCTCGCCGAGATGATCGTCACCGACCATGAGAAATCGACGACCGACCTCAAGACCGCGCTTGGGCAGGCGCAGCCGCCGATCACGGTCACGCCCGAGATGAACGCGGAGCAGCAGGCCAATATGGAGGCGCTGAGGGCGGCGGACGCGGCGATGTTCGACCGCACCTATCTCCAGCAGCAGGTGATGGCGCACCAGAGGGCGCTCGACATGGCGCGAGGCTATGCCCAGAGCGGCGAGGTGCCCGCGCTTCAGCAGCATGCGACGAGCGTGGTCGGGCCGATCCAGCGGCATCTGGATCGGGCGCGTCAACTGCTGGAGCAGGCGCCGCAGTAA
- the lpdA gene encoding dihydrolipoyl dehydrogenase, whose protein sequence is MPDTYDLIVLGSGPGGYVAAIRASQLGMKVAIVEREKLGGICLNWGCIPTKALLRTSEINHYLTHASAYGLSAEKTGFDLAKIVDRSRKVAGQLNMGVKGLMKKNKIAVVDGDGKITGKGKLSVVKDGKTTEVAAKHIIIATGARARDLPFAKADGDKIWTYRHAMVPKEMPTKLLVIGSGAIGVEFASFYSDMGAEVTIVEMLDRILPVEDEEVSAFMLKALTKQGMKIHVGAGVEKLEASKAGVKASIKGQDGKVVQDDFSHAIVAIGIVPNSENIGLEALGVKTERGHIVVDGYARTNVEGLYAIGDVTGPPWLAHKASHEGVVCVEAIAGNKPHPFETGNIPGCTYSRPQVASVGLTEAKAKEAGHKVKVGKFPFIGNGKAIALGEAEGFIKTVFDETSGELLGAHMVGAEVTELIQGYAIARQLETTEEDLMHTVFPHPTLSEMMHESVLDAYGRALHY, encoded by the coding sequence ATGCCTGACACTTACGACCTTATCGTTCTCGGCTCCGGGCCCGGGGGTTATGTGGCGGCGATCCGCGCCTCCCAGCTCGGCATGAAAGTCGCCATCGTCGAGCGCGAGAAGCTGGGCGGTATCTGCCTCAATTGGGGGTGCATTCCGACCAAGGCGCTGCTGCGCACGTCCGAGATCAACCATTATCTGACTCATGCGTCGGCCTACGGTCTCAGCGCGGAGAAGACCGGGTTCGATCTCGCGAAGATCGTCGATCGCAGCCGCAAGGTCGCCGGGCAGCTCAACATGGGCGTCAAGGGGCTCATGAAGAAGAACAAGATCGCTGTCGTCGACGGCGACGGCAAGATCACGGGCAAAGGCAAGCTGAGCGTCGTCAAGGACGGCAAGACCACGGAGGTGGCCGCCAAGCATATCATCATCGCGACCGGCGCGCGGGCGCGGGACCTGCCGTTTGCCAAGGCGGATGGGGACAAGATCTGGACCTATCGGCATGCGATGGTGCCGAAGGAGATGCCGACCAAGCTGCTCGTCATCGGCTCGGGCGCGATCGGGGTCGAGTTCGCCAGCTTCTATTCGGACATGGGCGCGGAGGTGACCATCGTCGAGATGCTCGACCGCATCCTGCCGGTGGAGGACGAGGAAGTCTCGGCCTTTATGCTCAAGGCGCTTACCAAGCAGGGCATGAAGATCCATGTCGGCGCGGGAGTGGAGAAACTGGAGGCCTCAAAGGCCGGCGTGAAGGCGTCGATCAAGGGCCAGGACGGCAAAGTCGTGCAAGACGACTTTTCCCACGCCATCGTCGCCATCGGCATCGTGCCCAACAGCGAGAATATCGGCCTCGAGGCGCTGGGCGTGAAGACGGAGCGCGGCCATATCGTCGTCGACGGCTATGCCCGCACCAATGTCGAAGGCCTCTACGCCATTGGCGACGTCACCGGCCCGCCCTGGCTGGCCCACAAGGCGAGCCATGAGGGCGTCGTCTGCGTCGAAGCCATAGCAGGCAACAAGCCGCACCCGTTCGAGACCGGGAACATCCCGGGCTGCACCTATTCCCGCCCACAGGTCGCCTCCGTCGGCCTGACCGAGGCGAAGGCGAAGGAAGCGGGGCACAAGGTGAAGGTGGGCAAGTTCCCCTTTATCGGCAATGGCAAGGCGATCGCGCTCGGCGAAGCGGAGGGCTTCATCAAGACCGTATTCGACGAGACCAGCGGCGAGCTGCTCGGCGCCCACATGGTTGGCGCGGAAGTGACCGAGCTCATCCAGGGCTACGCCATCGCGCGCCAGCTCGAGACGACCGAGGAAGACCTGATGCACACCGTCTTCCCCCACCCGACCTTGAGCGAGATGATGCACGAGAGCGTGCTCGACGCTTACGGCCGCGCGCTGCACTACTGA
- a CDS encoding endonuclease domain-containing protein has protein sequence MRSHPTDAEHRLWQILRAKRLAGWKFRRQPPIGPYTPDFVCHAAKLIVEADGGQHSEEKDGRRDAWLKSEGFRILRFWNNDIFNNEEGVLTAILSALEASDAASSRDGRTPLPNPSPTRGEGPDGASHA, from the coding sequence ATGCGGAGCCACCCCACAGATGCCGAACACAGGCTGTGGCAAATCCTTCGGGCCAAGCGGCTCGCCGGTTGGAAATTCCGGCGTCAGCCGCCGATCGGTCCCTACACGCCGGACTTCGTCTGCCACGCGGCCAAGTTGATCGTCGAAGCCGATGGAGGGCAGCATAGCGAGGAGAAGGACGGGCGCCGCGACGCCTGGCTGAAGTCTGAAGGCTTTCGCATCCTAAGGTTCTGGAACAACGACATTTTCAACAATGAAGAGGGTGTACTGACGGCGATCCTGTCTGCGCTCGAAGCGTCCGACGCGGCATCGAGCCGCGACGGCCGCACCCCTCTCCCCAACCCCTCTCCCACAAGGGGAGAGGGGCCAGATGGAGCATCTCATGCCTGA